A part of Caldicellulosiruptor owensensis OL genomic DNA contains:
- a CDS encoding MFS transporter translates to MTRIKAQLQQMVLAFKEINPNAKKILFFEPIFTIPYAMFIIYSSLYMTRVGVKDYQIGVLSTVLNLVMLITSPFAGLLVNRFGRKKVLLIGDFLSWCVYAYIFFFAKDFTWFLIATIFNGLMRISELAWRLLLMEDATENERVAIYSVTVFVWNMGNLFAPVMGILVARFGLIPATKWTVLAFGILVNILIVVRHLVTSESSVGQKLAQGNSDSNNNGFSEWFDSIKYMFRNKQLLLIVLVTIFGNVALIFRETYKNIYLSEALHYPDSIISVFPTLWSAVALIFVIFLIPNLKEQKHDSVLFWGMLSITVSNALILVAPPGTFGFILMIIVTVLGSIGAAVYYSFVDAILANSVDDSKRAHVLSITMFLISLFSMPVGAIAGQCYTFSKSLPFVLATIFTLLCTVLIFLKIKTRSSE, encoded by the coding sequence ATGACAAGGATCAAGGCACAGCTGCAGCAGATGGTTTTAGCATTCAAAGAGATAAATCCAAACGCTAAAAAGATCCTATTTTTTGAGCCCATTTTCACCATTCCCTATGCCATGTTTATCATCTACTCCTCACTTTACATGACAAGAGTGGGAGTAAAGGATTACCAGATAGGAGTGCTGTCAACAGTGTTGAACCTGGTGATGCTTATCACATCACCATTTGCAGGACTGCTTGTGAACAGGTTTGGACGCAAAAAGGTTCTCCTCATTGGCGATTTTCTGTCGTGGTGCGTGTATGCATATATATTTTTCTTTGCAAAAGATTTTACGTGGTTTTTAATTGCTACCATTTTTAACGGACTTATGAGAATTTCTGAACTTGCATGGCGACTTCTTTTAATGGAAGATGCAACCGAAAACGAAAGAGTTGCAATCTATTCTGTAACTGTATTTGTGTGGAATATGGGTAACCTTTTTGCGCCTGTAATGGGCATCCTTGTTGCGAGGTTTGGCTTGATACCTGCAACTAAATGGACAGTCCTTGCGTTTGGGATTTTAGTAAATATACTCATTGTTGTAAGACATCTTGTGACATCTGAAAGCTCTGTGGGGCAAAAGCTTGCGCAGGGAAATTCTGATAGCAATAATAATGGTTTTTCTGAGTGGTTTGACAGTATAAAGTATATGTTCAGAAACAAGCAACTTTTGTTGATTGTACTTGTCACCATATTTGGCAACGTTGCCCTGATATTCAGAGAAACATATAAAAATATTTACTTGAGTGAAGCTTTGCATTATCCAGATAGCATTATTTCGGTGTTTCCAACATTGTGGAGTGCAGTAGCCCTTATATTTGTAATATTTTTAATTCCGAACCTCAAAGAACAAAAACATGATAGTGTTCTTTTTTGGGGAATGCTTTCAATTACAGTTTCAAATGCTCTGATTTTGGTTGCACCACCCGGAACGTTTGGCTTTATTTTGATGATAATTGTAACAGTGCTTGGCAGCATAGGAGCTGCAGTATATTATTCATTTGTCGATGCTATCTTGGCAAATTCTGTTGATGACAGCAAAAGAGCGCATGTGTTGTCAATCACAATGTTTTTAATCTCTCTTTTTTCCATGCCGGTTGGTGCAATAGCCGGGCAGTGTTATACCTTTTCAAAAAGTTTGCCTTTTGTACTTGCTACAATCTTTACTCTTTTGTGCACAGTTTTGATCTTTTTAAAGATAAAAACAAGAAGTTCAGAATAG
- a CDS encoding LacI family DNA-binding transcriptional regulator — MPTVKDVAKRAGVSVATVSRVLNNSEKVSEQTRQKVLNAIEELGFKPNLLARNFRKDRSSLILVVLPTIANAYFARVVKGIEDTARKNGYGILLCTTQNSPEIAAEYLKLIERKQVDGAIIASAKIEIDFCKGLDTKRIVQACEFYPFLDTSLVTIDHKRAFYDIVDYLVKKGKKNILCAIGNEGIPSEFARKEGYKEALEENGLEFKEENVIRCSYGWTELYEKLRNLCCLKKYDAIACSSDLMAVGAIKAAKALGLKVPDEFSVTGFDNIMVSRIYEPSITTVAQPMYEIGEKAATILIDIIENQSVYVKQRIILPHELKTRESA; from the coding sequence ATGCCAACAGTCAAAGATGTTGCTAAAAGGGCTGGTGTCTCTGTTGCAACAGTTTCAAGGGTTTTGAATAATTCAGAAAAGGTTTCTGAACAAACACGACAGAAGGTTTTGAATGCGATAGAAGAACTTGGATTTAAACCCAACCTTCTTGCAAGGAATTTTCGAAAAGACAGATCAAGCCTTATATTAGTTGTACTTCCTACAATTGCCAATGCATATTTTGCCCGTGTTGTTAAAGGTATTGAAGATACTGCACGAAAGAATGGTTATGGAATACTTCTTTGCACAACTCAAAACAGCCCTGAGATTGCAGCTGAGTATTTGAAGCTTATAGAAAGAAAACAGGTTGATGGGGCGATAATTGCATCTGCAAAGATTGAGATTGATTTTTGCAAGGGGCTTGACACAAAAAGGATTGTTCAGGCCTGCGAGTTTTATCCTTTTTTGGACACTTCGCTTGTAACAATAGACCACAAAAGAGCTTTTTATGATATTGTAGACTACCTCGTAAAAAAAGGCAAAAAAAATATTTTATGTGCAATTGGAAATGAGGGTATCCCTTCTGAGTTTGCAAGAAAAGAAGGATATAAAGAAGCTCTTGAAGAAAATGGGCTTGAGTTTAAAGAAGAAAATGTTATAAGATGTAGCTACGGTTGGACAGAGCTTTATGAGAAACTCAGAAACCTTTGTTGTCTTAAAAAATATGATGCAATTGCTTGCTCTTCAGATTTGATGGCAGTTGGGGCGATAAAAGCTGCCAAAGCTCTGGGGCTTAAAGTCCCTGATGAGTTTTCTGTTACAGGTTTTGATAATATTATGGTATCTAGAATTTATGAACCCTCAATAACAACGGTTGCACAACCAATGTATGAAATTGGAGAAAAGGCTGCTACTATTTTGATAGATATTATTGAAAATCAAAGTGTATATGTAAAACAGAGAATTATTCTGCCACACGAACTGAAAACTAGAGAGTCGGCATGA
- a CDS encoding Gfo/Idh/MocA family protein: MTKLRFAIIGCGSITKHRHAPEAKQNSNVNLVAVCDKNINNAQTIAEMFDVENVYDDYEKMLKEIKPDAVIVATPNYLHADATIKALKEGAHVLCEKPMATTEDECKMMLQTAKETGRFLMIAHNQRFNSAHKKAKEIIQSGELGKVLSFKTTFGHGGPESWSSDKPDTWFFHKDLAVFGAMGDLGVHKIDLMRFLLGEEFVEAAAFVTTLAKRYPNGNLIDVDDNAVCILKTQSGAIGTLTASWTYPGSEDNSTVIYCEKGSITLYADPKFSMIIRYANGQKAYFELDTMQTNERQTKSGVVDEFIDCILTNTPPEISGEEGLKTMKVVFACFESAKTGKIVRIDY, from the coding sequence TTGACTAAGCTAAGGTTTGCGATAATTGGATGTGGTTCGATCACCAAACACAGACATGCCCCAGAAGCCAAGCAAAATTCAAATGTTAATCTTGTTGCAGTATGTGATAAAAATATCAACAATGCTCAAACGATTGCAGAAATGTTCGATGTAGAAAATGTTTATGATGATTACGAAAAGATGCTCAAAGAAATAAAACCGGATGCTGTTATAGTTGCAACTCCTAATTATCTTCATGCTGATGCTACTATAAAGGCTTTAAAAGAAGGTGCTCATGTTCTGTGCGAAAAGCCAATGGCAACCACAGAAGATGAGTGTAAAATGATGTTACAAACTGCAAAAGAGACAGGCAGGTTTTTGATGATTGCTCATAACCAGAGATTCAATAGTGCCCATAAAAAAGCAAAAGAAATAATTCAAAGCGGTGAGCTTGGGAAGGTGCTGAGCTTTAAAACAACATTTGGTCATGGAGGACCAGAGAGCTGGAGTTCAGACAAGCCTGATACATGGTTTTTCCATAAGGATTTGGCTGTATTTGGTGCTATGGGGGACCTTGGCGTTCATAAGATTGACCTTATGAGGTTTTTACTCGGGGAGGAGTTTGTTGAGGCAGCTGCATTTGTTACAACTCTTGCTAAAAGATATCCGAATGGTAATTTAATAGATGTTGACGACAATGCAGTCTGCATTTTAAAGACACAGAGCGGCGCAATTGGAACGCTTACAGCTTCATGGACATATCCAGGAAGTGAAGATAACTCTACTGTAATCTACTGTGAGAAGGGTTCAATCACGCTTTACGCAGATCCAAAATTTTCGATGATAATAAGATATGCAAACGGTCAAAAAGCATATTTTGAGCTTGACACAATGCAGACAAACGAAAGACAAACAAAATCAGGTGTGGTAGATGAATTTATTGATTGTATTTTGACTAACACACCACCTGAAATTTCCGGGGAAGAAGGCTTAAAGACAATGAAGGTTGTGTTTGCATGTTTTGAGTCAGCAAAGACTGGCAAGATTGTGAGGATTGATTATTAA
- a CDS encoding sugar phosphate isomerase/epimerase family protein: MKLGFLTACLPKQSLENLVVWAKSVGFEMLEVACWPVKNTRDYSSTTLDVVRLTRDEAERIKKLFEQNNMQISSLAYYDNNLHPDLVIRKSYHDHLKKVIDAANLLGVKYVGTFVGRNYNKTIKENFDEFEIVFKEILEYAKEKGVSIIIENCPMPGWNSNGGWTGTISYSPELWEEMFSRLPYDNFGLNLDPSHLLWLGIDPVSVIKDFKDRIFHVHAKDTQILKDKLNKYSIFGKQIQRKNEWDMGYWVYRMPGRGEIDWEAFFRELKKNGYDFVVSIEHEDPEYEGTEEKVKEGLRLGFEYLKDVISKI; the protein is encoded by the coding sequence ATGAAACTTGGGTTTCTAACAGCCTGCCTGCCAAAACAAAGTCTTGAAAATCTTGTTGTGTGGGCAAAAAGCGTTGGTTTTGAGATGCTGGAGGTTGCGTGCTGGCCTGTAAAAAATACAAGAGACTACTCTAGCACAACCTTGGATGTTGTAAGGCTTACAAGAGACGAAGCAGAAAGAATCAAAAAGCTTTTTGAACAAAACAATATGCAAATTTCTTCTCTTGCATACTATGACAACAACCTGCACCCTGATCTTGTGATAAGAAAATCTTACCATGACCATTTAAAAAAGGTGATTGATGCAGCAAACCTTCTTGGGGTCAAATACGTTGGGACTTTTGTTGGAAGGAATTATAACAAGACAATTAAGGAAAACTTTGATGAGTTTGAGATTGTGTTTAAAGAGATTTTGGAGTACGCAAAGGAAAAAGGAGTTTCTATAATAATCGAAAATTGTCCTATGCCAGGCTGGAACTCAAACGGTGGTTGGACAGGTACAATTTCGTATTCGCCTGAGCTCTGGGAAGAGATGTTTTCAAGACTTCCTTATGATAATTTTGGTTTGAACCTTGATCCTTCACACCTTCTATGGCTGGGAATAGACCCCGTTTCTGTTATAAAAGATTTCAAAGATAGGATATTCCATGTTCATGCTAAGGATACTCAGATTTTGAAAGACAAGCTCAATAAATATTCCATTTTTGGCAAACAAATTCAAAGAAAAAATGAGTGGGACATGGGTTACTGGGTTTACAGAATGCCGGGGCGCGGTGAGATTGACTGGGAAGCATTTTTTAGAGAGCTAAAGAAAAACGGATATGACTTTGTTGTTAGCATAGAACATGAAGACCCGGAGTATGAAGGAACTGAAGAAAAAGTAAAAGAAGGGTTGAGACTAGGATTTGAATATTTAAAAGATGTTATTTCTAAGATATAA
- a CDS encoding SDR family NAD(P)-dependent oxidoreductase, which produces MVNVKGKWALITGASRGIGYQIATFMAKMGCNLILHGRKLEHLEKISEEVKKYGIETYCVQAEFSEPTQVVTMLDEIESTGIAVDILFNNAGLQVAYRKDFWKTPIEDFEISFRVNFISAALICYRLIPPMIERGFGRVVNVTSGIKNEPEQAAYSASKAALDKFTKDLSSKLDGTNVMINLADPGWCRTDLGGPNAPNPVESVIPGIVIGAFIDDKKSGRLFPAQAFTGLTLEEAVAKAERMS; this is translated from the coding sequence ATGGTAAATGTTAAAGGAAAATGGGCATTGATAACTGGTGCAAGTAGAGGAATTGGCTATCAAATTGCAACTTTCATGGCTAAAATGGGCTGTAATCTTATTTTACATGGCAGGAAATTGGAGCATTTGGAAAAAATATCTGAAGAAGTTAAAAAATATGGCATTGAAACTTACTGCGTCCAGGCAGAGTTTTCGGAACCTACCCAAGTTGTAACTATGCTTGATGAAATAGAATCAACAGGTATCGCTGTTGACATTTTATTCAATAATGCTGGACTGCAAGTAGCATATCGAAAAGATTTCTGGAAAACTCCTATCGAAGATTTTGAAATAAGTTTTCGTGTTAACTTTATTTCAGCAGCTCTCATCTGCTATCGTTTAATACCACCAATGATTGAAAGAGGTTTTGGTAGAGTTGTAAATGTTACAAGCGGAATCAAGAACGAACCCGAACAAGCAGCATATTCTGCCAGTAAAGCTGCTCTTGACAAGTTCACAAAGGACCTATCTTCAAAACTTGATGGAACAAATGTAATGATTAATCTGGCTGACCCCGGCTGGTGCAGAACCGACCTTGGCGGACCAAATGCTCCAAATCCTGTTGAAAGTGTTATTCCAGGAATAGTTATAGGGGCTTTCATAGACGACAAAAAGAGCGGAAGACTTTTCCCAGCTCAAGCTTTTACAGGTTTGACTCTTGAAGAAGCAGTGGCAAAAGCTGAAAGAATGAGTTAA
- the amrA gene encoding AmmeMemoRadiSam system protein A codes for MVGYLLPHPPVLIPEVGKGEEKKCQATLDALEKVSDEIAKYEPEVVVVISPHAPVFSNAFFLNDKPEITGDLAKWGVYGVEFRFKNNLEIVQEIAKMCAQEGLVAAFVSDKLQKRYGVSRELDHGTLVPLYFITKKYKNFELIHTSYCMLDDVNLYKYGMILRKAIEKQRKKALIVASGDLSHKLSYDGPYGFAKEGPEFDKLLVKLLQGSNIRALYDIDPVLSENAAECGFRSIKVLLGAFEGYEIESRVYSYEGPFGVGYCVAAFYQKGEASSSLLEEIVQKKEDRLKRIRENEDEYIRLARESLEYYVRHRRYLDHIPDYVTERMLKERAGVFVSIKKDGNLRGCIGTIFPTQENIAKEIIRNAVAAGFYDPRFEEVTEDELDSLVYDVDILSPPEKVNSRDQLDPKKYGVIVRKGTRQGLLLPDLEGVDTVEEQLRIACRKAGIDYDSEDFEIERFTVERHK; via the coding sequence ATGGTAGGATATTTATTGCCACATCCACCAGTTTTAATTCCAGAGGTTGGTAAAGGCGAAGAAAAAAAGTGTCAGGCAACTTTGGATGCCCTGGAAAAAGTATCAGATGAGATAGCCAAATACGAACCAGAAGTTGTGGTAGTAATATCACCTCATGCACCTGTGTTTTCGAATGCTTTTTTCTTGAATGACAAACCAGAAATTACTGGTGATCTTGCAAAATGGGGTGTATATGGAGTAGAATTCAGGTTTAAAAATAACCTTGAGATAGTTCAAGAAATAGCAAAAATGTGCGCTCAAGAAGGTTTAGTAGCTGCGTTTGTATCAGACAAACTTCAAAAAAGATATGGTGTTTCGCGAGAGCTTGACCATGGTACACTGGTTCCGCTTTACTTTATAACGAAGAAGTACAAAAACTTTGAGCTTATACACACATCCTATTGTATGCTTGATGATGTAAACCTTTATAAATACGGAATGATACTGAGAAAGGCAATTGAAAAACAAAGAAAAAAAGCTTTAATAGTAGCATCCGGTGATCTTTCGCACAAACTTTCTTATGATGGGCCATACGGGTTTGCAAAAGAGGGGCCTGAGTTTGACAAACTTCTGGTTAAACTTTTGCAAGGAAGCAACATAAGAGCACTTTATGACATAGACCCTGTGCTTTCAGAAAATGCGGCAGAATGTGGTTTCAGGTCCATAAAGGTTTTGCTTGGTGCATTTGAGGGGTATGAGATAGAATCCAGGGTTTATTCGTATGAAGGGCCTTTTGGCGTTGGATACTGTGTTGCTGCCTTTTACCAGAAAGGGGAAGCAAGTTCTTCTTTGCTTGAGGAGATAGTTCAAAAAAAAGAAGATAGATTAAAAAGGATAAGAGAAAATGAAGATGAATATATAAGACTTGCGCGGGAAAGCTTAGAATACTATGTAAGACACCGCAGGTACTTAGACCACATACCAGATTATGTCACGGAAAGAATGTTAAAAGAAAGAGCTGGTGTTTTTGTATCAATCAAAAAGGATGGAAATTTGAGAGGTTGTATAGGAACAATCTTTCCTACCCAAGAGAATATTGCAAAAGAAATAATTAGAAACGCTGTTGCAGCAGGGTTTTATGATCCGAGGTTTGAAGAAGTCACCGAAGATGAGCTTGACAGCCTTGTGTATGATGTTGATATTCTAAGCCCACCTGAAAAGGTAAACTCGAGAGACCAACTTGACCCTAAAAAATACGGGGTTATTGTTAGAAAAGGTACAAGACAGGGACTGTTACTTCCAGACCTGGAAGGTGTTGACACAGTTGAAGAGCAGCTCAGAATTGCTTGCCGCAAAGCAGGAATTGATTATGATTCTGAAGATTTTGAAATAGAAAGGTTTACGGTTGAAAGACATAAGTAA
- the amrS gene encoding AmmeMemoRadiSam system radical SAM enzyme: MVEARYYEKLEGKKVRCKLCPHGCILPQGSTGFCRARKNVDGILYSLNYGYISSIAFDPIEKKPLYHFYPGSTILSIGTFGCSFKCLHCQNFEISQLSPNVFEVETEKLIALAKKDPKCIGIAFTYNEPTIWFEYVIDVAKAFKQEGLKTVLVTNGYLNEEPLYELLEVIDSANIDVKAFNDEFYKKVCSGDLESVKRFVEICAKKIHIEITTLIIPTLNDRDEEIESLAKWIASIDDRIPLHLTRYFPRYKMTLPPTPKETLMRLREVAKKYLVNVYLGNI; encoded by the coding sequence ATGGTTGAGGCAAGATATTATGAAAAGCTTGAAGGTAAAAAAGTCAGATGCAAGCTCTGTCCGCATGGATGCATCCTACCACAGGGCAGTACTGGTTTTTGCAGGGCGAGAAAAAATGTTGATGGTATTCTATATTCGTTAAATTATGGCTATATCTCTTCGATTGCATTTGACCCTATAGAGAAAAAACCCCTTTATCATTTTTATCCGGGTTCAACTATACTTTCTATAGGGACATTTGGGTGTTCGTTTAAATGTCTTCACTGCCAGAACTTTGAAATTTCGCAGCTGAGTCCAAACGTGTTTGAGGTTGAGACTGAGAAGCTCATTGCTCTTGCTAAAAAAGATCCAAAGTGTATTGGCATTGCTTTTACTTACAATGAGCCTACCATCTGGTTTGAATATGTAATAGATGTAGCAAAAGCTTTTAAACAGGAAGGGCTTAAGACTGTACTTGTTACAAATGGATATTTGAATGAAGAGCCACTTTATGAACTACTTGAAGTAATAGATAGTGCAAACATTGATGTTAAAGCTTTTAATGATGAGTTTTATAAAAAGGTTTGCAGCGGTGATTTGGAATCGGTAAAAAGGTTTGTTGAGATCTGCGCCAAAAAGATTCATATTGAAATAACAACACTCATTATTCCAACGTTAAATGATAGGGATGAAGAAATAGAAAGTCTTGCAAAGTGGATTGCCTCGATTGATGATAGAATTCCGCTACACCTAACAAGATATTTTCCAAGATACAAGATGACTCTTCCACCAACACCAAAGGAGACATTAATGAGACTAAGAGAGGTTGCCAAAAAATATCTTGTAAATGTGTATCTTGGTAATATATAG
- the cdaA gene encoding diadenylate cyclase CdaA, producing MLKDFSFYLQEFLRNITLIRISPFDIIDIAIVSFVIYKIIVWIKDTRAYQLIKGIAVLIVITQVSKWLNLNVINWLLTNTLSYGVLALLIVFQPELRRALEEIGRSKIWGKFLWLGPDEEMAIKWQNSVEEIIKAVMYLSKNKIGALIVVEGQTKIGDIINTGIIIDSEISSQLLINIFIPNTPLHDGAVIIRDGKIKAAACFLPLSENRYISKELGTRHRAALGISENSDATAIVVSEETGIISVAYNGGLTRNLGPEALRKILLRPLKQEKEKNGLSIFKWRR from the coding sequence TTGCTGAAAGATTTTTCTTTTTATCTTCAGGAGTTTTTGAGAAATATAACACTTATAAGAATTTCACCGTTTGATATTATTGACATTGCAATTGTGTCTTTTGTGATATACAAAATAATTGTGTGGATAAAAGACACAAGAGCGTATCAGCTCATAAAAGGCATAGCTGTTTTAATTGTTATAACACAGGTTAGCAAATGGCTGAATCTTAATGTTATAAACTGGCTTTTGACAAATACACTGTCATATGGTGTTCTGGCACTTTTAATAGTTTTTCAGCCAGAGCTAAGACGTGCTTTAGAAGAGATAGGAAGGAGCAAAATCTGGGGCAAGTTTTTATGGCTTGGACCTGATGAAGAAATGGCAATAAAATGGCAAAACAGTGTTGAAGAGATTATAAAGGCTGTGATGTATCTTTCAAAAAACAAGATTGGTGCATTGATTGTTGTTGAAGGCCAGACTAAAATAGGGGATATTATCAATACAGGAATTATAATTGATTCAGAGATTTCATCCCAGCTTTTGATAAATATATTTATTCCAAACACCCCGCTTCACGATGGTGCAGTGATTATAAGAGATGGGAAAATAAAAGCGGCTGCATGTTTTTTGCCTCTATCAGAGAACAGATACATAAGCAAAGAACTTGGAACACGGCACAGAGCGGCACTTGGTATATCTGAAAACTCTGATGCAACGGCAATTGTTGTATCAGAGGAGACAGGGATTATTTCTGTTGCGTACAATGGTGGTCTTACAAGAAACTTAGGGCCTGAGGCTTTGAGGAAGATACTTCTCAGGCCTTTGAAGCAAGAAAAAGAGAAGAATGGGCTAAGTATTTTCAAGTGGAGGCGTTAA
- a CDS encoding CdaR family protein — MKKIAIKRPKDDNFWLRVVSILIAIVLWFYVNSIINPIKKREIIIPIRYNVATLSKGLVMTEADAKEVRIVISGTQDELSKVDEKNIQAMVDFSDIRQTGEVKLPVAIQNPYHRINIESVYPKNVTVSIDNLVTIQKDVSVEINGNPKKGYIINNYQEEPNVISIKGAESDIKEISKCVAQLNLSLNDRSFKASVPVKVIDSRGKDITSLFDLSQKSIDVYVEILKTKQVPLSVKFKGSLPPSKIISKIILKPSTINIAGKEEDINSINEIVVGTIDTKMLDNVSTFQFDFSLPKNIKSLDNVKQVTITIYTDSVVEKPINIPIEVRGLSPGLVAKLSPDKVKVELKYYQSAQNSIDFNSLKAYVDVSNLTKGSYNLQVLVEKPENIKEFEVFPTYIKVEISENNQTKTQSQ, encoded by the coding sequence TTGAAAAAGATTGCAATAAAAAGACCAAAAGACGACAATTTCTGGCTCAGAGTTGTTTCAATTTTGATTGCAATTGTTCTGTGGTTCTATGTAAATAGCATTATAAATCCTATAAAGAAAAGAGAGATAATTATTCCCATTAGATACAACGTTGCAACTTTGTCAAAAGGCCTTGTGATGACAGAAGCTGATGCAAAAGAGGTAAGAATAGTTATAAGCGGTACACAAGATGAACTTAGCAAGGTTGACGAAAAGAATATCCAAGCAATGGTAGATTTTTCTGATATAAGACAGACAGGAGAAGTAAAACTTCCAGTAGCTATCCAGAATCCTTACCACAGGATTAACATTGAGAGTGTGTATCCCAAAAATGTTACGGTATCTATTGACAATCTTGTGACAATCCAGAAAGATGTTTCTGTTGAAATAAACGGAAATCCCAAGAAGGGTTATATTATAAATAATTATCAGGAAGAGCCTAACGTGATAAGCATAAAAGGTGCTGAGAGTGATATAAAAGAGATTTCTAAATGCGTAGCTCAGCTGAACCTGAGTCTTAATGACAGGTCGTTCAAAGCGTCTGTCCCTGTAAAGGTGATAGATTCAAGGGGAAAAGACATAACATCGCTTTTTGACCTGTCCCAAAAGAGCATAGATGTGTATGTGGAGATACTCAAAACAAAACAGGTACCTTTGAGTGTCAAGTTCAAAGGTAGTCTTCCACCCAGTAAGATTATCTCAAAGATAATTTTAAAACCTTCTACAATCAATATAGCAGGAAAAGAAGAAGACATAAACTCAATAAATGAGATTGTTGTAGGGACTATTGATACAAAGATGCTTGACAATGTTTCAACCTTCCAATTTGACTTTAGTCTTCCAAAGAATATAAAGTCTTTAGATAATGTAAAACAAGTTACAATCACCATATACACAGATTCAGTTGTTGAGAAACCTATCAATATACCTATTGAAGTGAGAGGGCTATCACCAGGGCTTGTTGCGAAACTCAGCCCTGACAAGGTTAAAGTAGAACTCAAATATTACCAAAGTGCGCAAAATTCTATAGATTTTAATTCTTTGAAGGCGTATGTGGATGTTTCAAATCTGACAAAAGGAAGTTATAACCTTCAGGTGTTGGTTGAAAAGCCCGAAAATATTAAAGAGTTTGAAGTCTTTCCCACTTACATAAAAGTGGAGATTTCAGAAAATAATCAAACTAAAACTCAATCTCAATAG